CGTCACGGTATGTACGGGCCACGGTGCGTGGTCCCGGCAGCAGCGTGTCGTTCGTCGCCTTTTTGGGCAAGGTTACCACTTGCCGAGGCCTGGCCACAGGTACGGATTCAGGCCGCACAACCACCACGGCCGGCGGTGTTTTAACAGGTTTGGGTAACGGTAAGGATCGCGGCTTTTGCACTGTTTTGACCGGCTCGACCGGAAGTTGCGCCGGAGGTGGCATGACGACATCGACAGGTGCGGGTTCCGGTTGAGGCTCCTCAAGTACCATGGCAAGGATTTCAAGGGGGGGATTGTCCTGCTGCTCCATAGCTGGCAGCAAAAAGCTGGCAAGGCCGAACATCATAATCAGGAACAAGGATGCGGCGACCACGGAAAATATCTGACCCAGCGGAAAATCCCGCTTCAGCAGACCTGCCCAAACGCCCCAGAATCCTACCGAGGCGGAATGCAGTCGCTGTTCGTGAGCGACAACCTGCGCACGCCCTCTTCGGTCCGCATAGATATCCTGGGTAGCGCGCGGCTGGGGAATGTTGCATACGCCCCAACCATAAAGACTTTCCTTCAGAAAAATCATGGTCCGGACTCTCCAGCCTCAGTTTCCGTTTGCACGACAGTACGGGTGCCATCCGTCCAAACTCTGGCAATAACGCCGGCAGCGTATAAAAAGTCCTGGCTCAAGGAACTCTTTTCCGGTAGAAGCATGGGACGGATATTACGCTCCTTGAGCGCTGTCAGGGCCGGCAACAAGTCTTCCTTGGCAAGGATCTGCGCATCGCTGGCAGGGGTGGTTTTACCAACGCCCGCCTTGATCAATCGGTAAGGCGTGGGGTGCTTTTCCGACACAGCATACACCTGCAGTTCCCAAGCTTCCTGAACTTTGGCGATGGGAGCCATCTTGCCGTGCTCCGGCACCACCGGCACATCCATTTCAGCCAGTTTAATAGTAATATTGTCTGGCGCACTCGGAATCAGGCTGAGACTGATGAGGAGCAAAAAGGCCAGATCGGTAAAGGAAAAAAGCCAGGTTTGGCCATTCTTCATTTTCATAACGGTCACCAACCTTATTTATCGGAATCGTCTACTGCCAACTGTGCAATGGCCGCCAACCCCTCATCAATACGCCGGTGCGCAAGGGCATAAAATACCTTGCGAAGAAATTCCAGGAAGGTGAAACAGATAAGAGCGATAAAGGTTGTATAAAGAGCTGTGGCAATCCCGGCTACGGTTATCTCGCTGTTGAGGGTTCCGGAATTGGCAAGAAAATGGACAACCATACCGATAATGGTACCGATAAAACCCATGGGAGGCATAAGATTCGCCATCATCCCCACCGGATCCAGAAATTTCTCCTCGAAGTAACGCTCGCTGAACTGAAAAGCGGCATCACGAATAAAGGCATCCGGCGGGATAACCTTATCCGCGGTGCCACGTTGCTGCTCCTGTTCATAATGCAATTTGGTACGGGCAAAGAACGAGGCCGAGATCAATGCCAACGGCATTTTGATATCGGTATTTAAGTTGTACAGCGATTGCCGTCCTGAAAGCTTTCGGAAATCGTAGAAAGCGAGAGCTCGAAACGACTGAAAAGACTTGATAAGTGCAAACCCAAATATGCAGGCCATGATCATATAAACAATGAGTTGCAACAACCCTGAGTAGCTATTGATCAGGTAAGTCAGAACATCGATAATTCCGTTAGACAATACGTTGAAAATGCTTTCTTGTTCTGGCATATACATCACCTCTGATATAGTTCCGCAACAACCGATCCGCGCGTGACCTAAGAGTAATTAATTTGGAGTAAAAAGTTTGGCCTCAAGGCTGGCAGCGCCTTCGGCTAGACGGGTACAGCCCATCTCTGTCGGGTCCACAACCGCGTTTTGAATGGCGGTATCCTTTTTATAGCGTTTGTTGAACAACTTTAAGAGCTTCCTGGCACGGCTATCCTGCCCGGTTTCTTCATAGATAAAAGCACTCAGGAGATTGACTTTGGCGACCTCAAGACGTGTCTCCACATGCTGCTGAGCCTCTGCGTCCTGAAGAATCGGCATGGCATAGAGTTCTACATATTTTTGCACTTCACAGCGAAAGCCCTGACCGTTACAGGGTTTCTGGGCCTCTTCCGGAGTCATGCGCCGATGGGTATCCAACTCCAAAGCTGTCAGGCGAAAAACCTTAAGGTTCTGCCTGACATTTTCCAGATAAAGTTTTTTCTGTGGGATAGACATGTGCCCCAACACAGGTGCTTTAGGCCAATCGGCTTTGTTACAGGCACAGCAACCGGAAAGTGCCAGAATCAGAACCGCCACCCCCAGCAAAAGAGCTTGTTTTCTCATGCATGACTCCTTCAAAGATTCTTTCGCGTATAAAAGTTAACCAGATATCACCAATAATTCCATTAATCTGACGTAGATCGCATATGCCGCGGCATACCAGGGAACCGAAAAGCCCGGCCCCAAGCTTCAGCATACCTGGCACGGGACGTCTTGCAACATGTTCCCAACACAATCTTAAACACCTCGAAAATTCATCGGCCCCATGTTCAACACCGCTTATCAGCGATCCAGGGGGCACCCGACAGCGTTTACCGGTGTGCCGAAGGGCGTTTCGGGACAATGGTCAAGCGCATCTTCAACGCCATCCGCATCGCGGTCGCCTCGCGTTGGTGCAGGACACCCTGCCGCGGTTACGGTCACCCCCTCAGCCGTTTCCGGACAGAGGTCGCGATAATCCGGAACCCCATCGCGATCGGCATCCCTGGAGCACCCACGGCGAGTCACGGCAACTCCCGGGGGAGTTTCCAGGCACTCGTCCACCGCATCCAACACGCCATCGCCATCCGTATCGAGATATTCCCGCGTTTCCTGAGGCGTACCAAGCTGGAAAACCACCCCTGCCGAACATACCAAGTTCCAATATGTGTCAGACTGATGAGCGGAATCACCGACATTGATGTCCAGGGTGGGACGGATGTCACCCCGCAAGGCCAGGTTTTCTGTAATGAAATACTTGACGCCGCCGCCAAAATTCAGCTGGAGATCGTCATCTGAACTCTGCCCTTCCGGCTTGATGAACAGGGCACCGGCACCGCCGGCAAGATAGGGAACCAGACGCCCGAAGGGACGGAAATGGTATAGAACATCGACGTGTGCATCCAATAAATGAACATCCCGTCCTACATATTCTGAAGGCGAGTAAGCCAGGACCCCTTCGACACTCCAAATCTCGGAAAAATTATAGCCGACGGCAAGGCCGGCGTTGATCGAATCGTCGAGCGCCTGGTTACCTTCGACCAGGCGACCACCGACATATGGCGAGACAGTAAAGACATGGTACTTATTTTCAGCCATTGCGGTACCAGACAGCGTACTGGTGAATACGAACAAAAAAAGAGCATAAAACAACAAGTTCTTTTGACGCATAACCATGATCTCCTTGGATCCCATATAAAAGCCTTCATTGCACAACAAACCGACAGCCTCTTGTCTGACCTGACAAATGCTTGAAACAGTATAAGGTTTCACCTCGACGGATCGACCATGTAATAGCATACACATGAGACCACTTAAAGAAAAAAAACCTGGAATGCGGCACGGATAGGTATAACCGAAACCTCTGCCTGACGGTGGCCTTGAGCACATAACCGTAGCAATAACCACACCACTAAAGAAGGGTAGCTGAAAAGATTTGGCTGTCGCGACACTACGAAAGCTAATGCACTGCAGACAACTGCCCGGCAATTCGAGAGTCTGAATTGGCCGTCAGCTGTTTCATATCGGTAAGTACCGCCATGGCCTCCCCCACATACAAATCCCCAGAGATTTCATCCGCCAGATTTTCAAAATCCTTATCGGGGGACAATCGTTTGGAGGCCAGATCCTCTACGAAATCTTCGGCGCCTGCTGCACGCAGAGCCGATCGCTCCTCAAGTATGTCGGTCAGCCTGACAGACCGCAGGGTATCCCGACTACGCTGGCGATTACGTCGTGTTTCTGCGACAATGGCATCAAACCGGTGCCCATTTGTGACTCTTTGTTCGCTTAAACGACGTAATTCGGCCACATTCGGAAGGCGACTCCAGCGCTTGAATGGAACGTTCGTGATCGTATCCCAGGGCAACGCATATTCGATATATTTTTCCCCGGATTCAAGAAAAGCCAATCGATCAGGCAAATGAATATCCGGCTCAACCCCCTTAACCTGAGTAGACCCGCCGTTTATCCGGTAAAATTTCTGCACGGTAACCTTTAAGGCACCCAAGGGCTTGAGTTTGGCCAGAGGACTATAGGTTAGCGGCTGATCCATGTCGAAAATAGCCTGAACCGTCCCTTTGCCATGCGTCCCGTCCCCACCCACGACAACGCCACGCCCATAGTCCTGTATCGCACCAGCCAGAATTTCAGAGGCCGAAGCGCTGAATCGGTTGACCATAACCACCAGCGGACCGCCATAGACGATACCCGGATCCTCGTCTTCAAAAACACGGATATCTCCATCACTGCTTTTCACCTGAACCACGGGGCCTGAGGCAATAAACAGACCGGCAACACTAATGGCATCGGACAGCGAACCGCCGCCGTTATTCCTTAAATCCAGAACAAGGCCGGTTATTCCCTGTTTTTTAAGCTGCTCCAACTCGCGCCGGACATCATCGGTAACATTGCGTGCCTGTCGTCCCTCGCGACTGCCCTGAAAATCTCGATAAAAAGAGGGAATCCGCAAATAGCCATAACACTGGCCCTTGTGACCGGAAACCGGCACCGTGGTACTTTTGGCAAAACCCTCTTCGATTTCGACAACATCACGAGTGATGGCAATCACCCGCTCGGCGCCGGTCGGCTTACGAATAGTCAGATGTACTTCCGTACCCTTCTTCCCTCTGATCAAACGCACGGCATCGCGTAAACGGGTTTCAGTGACATCTATCGGCTCCTGGTTCCCTTCTCCGACTTTAAGGATGATATCTTCAGCGGCCAGCTGCCCCTGCTTGGCAGCAGGACTCCCGGGGATGATTTCAACGACCCGGATGAACCCGTCATCTTCTCGCAAGGTCGCCCCGATACCCTCCAAGGAACCCTTCATATAGATTTCGAAATCTTCCAGGGCATCCGGTGCCAGATAAGCCGAATGCGGATCATAGGCTCGAACGAACGCATTGAGAAAACGCTCGAAATGATCTTTTTCCGTCTGCTCCAAAAGGCGATCGAGAAGATGCTCCGTACTGCGCCGCACCTTTTGAACAGCCTGTTCAAGCAGGGCAGCGTCTATGACGGCCTTGACCGGAAGGGCTTTATGTTCCGACGATGCAGCCGCCTTGTTTTGTTCTTCATACAGTTGAACATAACGCATCAGCACCTGGTATTTGAGGATCTGCTGCCAACGGTTTTTTAAACCGGCCATATCCTCGGCATAGTCGATTTTTTCAGGATCAGTCTCAAAAACCTCGTTGACCGTAAAGTCGAACCCATGATCCAGAATCTCCGGAATCATCCCGGAAACCGTTTCCACCCGAAGCCGCAACAAACGCGCCCCGGTTTTAGGCAATGAAAGCTCGCCACGAACAATTTGATCATCAATATTGTGTCGTTCCGCACCCAATCGATCGATGTCCTCGCGAATAAGAAATCTTTTTTGGTAATCGAGTTGTTGGGCATACAGATCGAAAGCCGCTGCGGACAAGGTGTCATCGAGGGCTTTATGACTGAAATGATTGGTGCTCATTTGCTGGCTGATGAGATGCGTCAGGAGGCGGATTCTCAAATGCTCGAGATCTTCGGGAGGTTGTTGCGAGGCCAGGCCAACCCAGGAACCGGAAACTGCGATCAGCAAAATAACGGCAAGCAGATAAAAGCGTATTTTTTTAAATTTCATCAATGGTCATCTTTCAGATAACCCCACGATCACATGACAATGTTGATCCGGTGAACGGTAGCACGCGAAATACAACGGCAACCATCACCCAGCGATTCGGGGTATGTATGAGAGAAACAATCTGCCACAGGGCACCGGCATCAGGCTATCGCCGAGCCGGGCCCCGTTCTGAACATCTTCGTAAGCATAACTTTAATAACATACCTTGCAAGCATGCTCCGGTGCAACAATACCGGTGTAAGTTGTCGCAAATACACAACAGATATGCTCCTCCACCCTTCACGCCCGATGCCAGCCGACAGCTCTGCACGATCCACAAGCAGTACCTCATGAAGGGCGCTTTGTTCTGCTTAACTGCGCATAAGTGCTTCCAAAAGTTCTCGTTTCAATTCCGGCCAGAAGCCTACAATGGAAAGAAAGACATGCTTTTCCTGATGCGGCTACTGCTCATACTGGACAACAGGTACAACGGCAAGCTGCAAAATCGTGAAATTGACCGTTCCAGGAGGTAAACAGCGCTCGCAACAATCCCACTCTATAAGTGCGATACGGATAATCGTTTCAACTTTTCAGTATTTTCAGGAAATGGGGCAACAACTGTTTTTTACGGGACAAAACCCCTTTAAGTTCGAAAAGATCCGTATCGACATGGGGATACCCGACTCGAGCCATCAACTCACTGCGTCCGGAAAGCAACAACAGGCTGGTTGCCCTGACAATATCGGTCACCATCAACCCGCCAAGATCAAGACCGCGTTTTTGGCACAGGCCTTCCAAAGCAGCGGCAATTTCCATCCTTCGTTCCTGGAATTCGTCGAAATTGACCACCTCAACCTGCCCCAGACCAAAATGCTTGCCATCCTGGCTATATTCCTTGAAGTCGGACAGAATCAGCTCTTCCATCGTTCCATAGGCAGCCAAGGCGCTGCCCGCGGCGAACATGCGAGCGCCAAAGTCCTGGGGATCCAGATCCGCTGCCTGCGCAAGCCAATCGCTTAATTCACGATCGATATCGGTCGCGGTCGGGGACCGGAGCAATACCGTATCGGAAAGCAGACCGGCCAACAACAGGCCGGCGGTCTGGGCGTCGGGCGTTATGCCGGCATCTCTGAAAAGTCCGGCGACAACCGAACAGGTGCTGCCCAGCGGTTGATTGACAAATCGGATCGGGGCATCGGTCGGCATATTCCCGAGTCGATGATGATCGATGATTTCCAGAATCTCGACACGATCGGCCCCCGGTACGGCCTGACTCAATTCGTTATGATCGACCAGCATAAGCTTGAACGGGACCTGGGCCAACAGGGTACTTTTGGTGGCTACCGCCGTCACACGATGCGCCGCATCCAGTACCAGCACCCCCGGTTGCGTCGAATCCAGAAACCTGTAGCGCAGTGTTTCGAGCGACTCGTCCATCATGGCGGTGGAAAACTCGGTGGTCATGAGGCATTCGACCGGCGTTGAAAGGCGCGTCAGGGACGCGGTTGTCGCGGTATCGTAGGATGTGGCGAGTACGTTTGTACCGTTCGCCCGTGCAGCCTCGAGCACATCCGTATTAATCGGCTGCCCGCCCGTCACGACCAGAATCCGCACACCGAGCCTGGCAGCCTGGAGTTGGATATCGTCGCGATCCCCCGTTATCACCAGCAAGCGTGCCGGATCAAGCCCTTCCATGCGTCGACAGAAACTCTCAAAGGCCATGGCGCCGACATAAAGGTCAAACTCCTCCACCTCCTGCGATTGCCCGTCATTAAGCACCTCGGCGCCCAGACACCGCGCCAGGCTCAAAGGCGAGGTCTGAATGCGACGGATACGCCCTTCTTGCCCGGCAACGAGAAACTTTTCCGCGGCCTGGCGCAAAAAAAGCAACCCCAGAGCGCGCCCGTCCCTGTCGATGACAGGCAATGTTCCGATTGCATGATGGTGAAGCAGATCCAGCGCCCAGGCCAGAGGCGCGCCGGCATGAATAGTCACAGCAGGTTGCTTGACCACATCTCTGACTCGGGGCACCACGTCGGACAGCAAGCGAGGCGGCTCGACCCCCAGATGCTCCAGAACGAATTCCGTTTGCCGATTCAGATACCCGGCCCGCGCCGGAACCACGTTATCCATCCCCTGCAATCGACGTAAACGTGCATAAGCCAGGGCACTGCAAACCGAATCCGTATCTGGATTACGATGTCCTACAACAAAAATCGTGTCTCTCATTCATCCTCGCTGTCAAATTGTAAAATGGCGCGCACATCGCCAAGACCAATCACATCTTTCACCACGACCCTAACGGGACGCATTGTATTATCGAACCATATGAAAAGGTTGCCGTCCCCCGTATCAAAAACCTCCGGATCGAGGGTCACCTTCACCACCAGGCCATCATCGGGGGAATCCACCGCCTCGGAATGGCGGTCATTACCGAGCACTGAAATATCGATGCTAGACGGGACCCCTTTGGCAAAGGCAGGGATCCGGTACTCAGCCCCGCTGCGAAGTGGACCGAACAAACCGGCCCTGAAATTATAAAACGCGCCGAGTATATCGTAGGGGAATGGCCCCTCCCCCATACTGTAATGTCTGGCTTTTCGCTGTCGCCCATTTCGGGTCACCCTCTCGATAACCTGCCGATTGGTATAGTCGTAAGCCCAATGTTTCAGCCGCGTTTTGACCGTATTACCCACGGTTTTGTAGATATCGGCATTGTGACTCACCGGCCGCAGGGTTCCTTCCGCCGAAAGCTGCAACTCCGAAGCATAGCGCTGCACCCTATGGCTGGTCAGCCATGCGGCGACCCCCATGGTTTGCGCTTTCAGCACGGCTCTATATCGGTCAGGGACATCGGTTTTTTCGAGAGAAAATGTCCCGACAGCAAGGCGATCAAACCATAGAAAACCGATATCGTAGATCAGTGTTTCTCCGCAGAGCTGATCCAACGCCCTACGCACGGGACGGGTATCCGCTAAGGACGGCGACGCGTTCGCCAGGCCGATCGGACCACAGATACCTGAAAGAAACGCCATACAGATTAATAACGCGGCTTTCACTTGCTCTCTCCTTAGATACCGACGTATGCAAAAATCCGCTTCAGTCTAATCTTGAAACATTCAAAAGTCCACCGGCAGCGACGCAATCACAGCTTAATCCTTGACATGCATCCCGCGCACCACTACCATGCGCATACATTGGCGGCACCGCGAACAGGCGGATTGCACGCAATATCCAATCGAAAATTCCCTTAAATTGATAGAGACAGCCGAACCGATGGACTTCGACAAAACTAAAAATTATGCGCGCGAAGCGGAGATTCTCAAAGCTTTGGGTCATCCCGTCCGCCTGAAAATCGTTGCCGGATTACTCTCGGAAACCTGCAATGTTAAAAAGATCTGGGAATGCCTCGAATTGCCCCAGGCTACCGTGTCCCAGCACCTGGCACTGCTTAAGAGCAAGGGCATCATCGAAGGTCATCGTACCGGAGTCGAAGTTTTTTACACCGTCATTTCAGATGATGCTCGTCGCATCGTTCAAGCCGTATTTCAATTGAGTAACCCTTTATGATCCAATTGCACCTCCGGCCCGGGCATGACCGCCGTGTTCGTCGCGGTCACCCCTGGGTTTTCAGTAATGAACTCCAGCCTCTTCGTAACAAGATAGCTCCAGGTGAGACGGTCGAAGTGCTGACCGCCCAGGGCGAATATCTTGGCACCGGATACTACAACCCCCATTCACTGATCGCCGCACGCCTGCTATCCAGAAGCCGCGAGGACATCGACTCCGTCGATTTTTACTGCGAGCGCTTTCGGACCGCCTCCCGCATACGCCAAGCCATTTACGGCGAAGCCAACGCGGTACGCATGGTTTACGGCGAAGGCGATCATGTACCGGGTCTGGTGATTGACCGATACGACAATGTTCTTTCGGTTCAGTTTCTGACCTTCGGTATCGATTGCCGACGCGACCTCATATTGCAGGCCTTGCTGCAGGTATTTGACCCCGTTGCCATCATTGGCCGCAACAACGTGGCTGTGCGCGCCTTGGAGAATCTGCCGCAGGAAGTTGAGATTCTGTACGGCGAACTTCCCGAGCGCCTGGAAATCATCGAAAATGGCCTCCGTTTCATGGTCGATGTCCTGCAGGGACAGAAGACCGGGCATTTTCTCGACCAAAAAGAAAACCACCTCGCATTGCGCGAAAGGGTGGCGGGTAAACGTATTCTCGATCTGTTTTGCTATTCGGGCAGCTGGGCTATCCACGCAGCACGCTATGGCGCCAAAGAGGTCCTTGGCATCGACATATCCGCCGGGGCCGTGGCTTTGGCGCAGGAAAATGCGCGCCTGAATTTTCAGGATGCGACTTGCCGATTCGTTCAAGCCGATGTTTTCGACCGCCTGCGGGAACTCCACAGTCAAAAGGAGCGATTCGATGGCATCATTCTCGACCCGCCGGCGTTCATAAAAAACCGCAAGCGTTTACGTGAAGGCATCAAGGGCTATCTGACCATCAATCGTCGGGCCATGGAACTACTGGCAACCGACGGTATTTTATTTACCTGCACCTGCTCTCACCATATGGATCGGGAAACCTTTCTCGACACCCTGCGCAAGGCGGCGTTCCAGGCCGGCCGGGAGATGCGGCTGCTTGAAATCCGCGGACAGTCATACGATCATCCGGTTTTATGTTCCTGTCCCGAAACCGAATATCTTAAGTGCGCTGTCATGCAGGCATGCGGATAGAATCTTTCGTCCGGTTCATCGACACTTGTGTGCCACACCGTAAATGACGTGGTACGTTGCCGGCAAAAAGCCGTCAACGTTAAACCGACGGGTATAAAGCTCCTGCAAACGCGCCATGACTCGCCGTGACGCCAAACCGCGTGGTCGCCGCGACGACGCATTATGGGCGCCGACCCCCTTGATGGCGCGCAGTAAATCCGTCACCGTTGCATGATTTTCGCATTCGTTCTCTTCCCAAACGCGAAAGATTTTGAAACCCCCGTCCCGTAACGCATTTTCCACCGTGGCCTTGTCGGGCAAGGCAAGCATATGATCCGGAGCCCTGCCCTCCTCGCCGATCACCGACTCACGGTAACATTCTTTGAGTTCCCACAAGGTCTTTTCGCCAAAAAGTGCGAAAATAAAGATGCCCCCATCCTGCAAAACCCGTAAAGACTCGCCAAAAGCAATATTGAGGTCCTCCACCCACTGATAAACGGAGGAACTGCATATAACCGCCATGCTTCCGGATTTCAGAGACAGAGAACTGGCATCCAGATCAAGAGCCAGGGCGGCAGGAACGTTTTGCCGGGCCTGCACCGTCATGCCATGGGCCAGATCCGAGACAAGGGGACGCAATTGGGGATTTTCACGCACAATCTGCCGGGTCAGGTAACCTGTACCGGTGCCGATTTCCAACAAGCGCCCTGCAGAGGGGGCTTCCGCATGAACAAGGGATGCGACCCGTTGCGCTACCCGTTTCTGCACCTGCGCATGGTCATCGTAGACTGCGGAACTGGCAGAGAAATGCTGCCGAACCTGACGACGATCGATGGCGGTCATGCCAAAAAATCCTTGAACAACGCCGCACACTGTCCCGTACGGGTGACAAAGGGGGCGTGACCGACATGCTCCAATTCCACCCACCGCGCATCGGGCAAATGCCGGGACAAATACCTCCCCGCATCGACCGGTATAATTGCGTCACACGCCCCGTGAATCACCAGCGCAGGAACCCTGGGCCAACAGCGACGACGCAAATCGCTACGACCGAGGGTGTCCAGTCCGCCCAGTGCCGCCGCTTTGGTCGGTGGCGGAGAACTATCCAGTAACGCGTGTCGAAGGTTGAGGATCTCATGGTCATCGAGGTCCTCGCCCGCGAACTGACGGGCAAAAAAGTCATGCAATGCCGCCTGGGAGTCTCTGCTGAACTGGCGGCCCAAGACCTTCAGCTGGGTTGCAGGTTGTCCCGATTTCCAGGTGTCGCGCTGCACGAAACAAGGGCTTGTGGAAATCAATATGAGTTTTTTCAGCCGCCCACCAAGATGCTCCAAAAGTTCAAGCGCAACCATACCGCCGAGGGACCAGCCCAACAGGTAGCTATCCGTAATGCCGATAATACCGAGCCATTCTTCCATGTCGGCAGCTAATTGCGGCAGATCGTAGCCGGATCCCGGTTCGGAGTGTCCGTGCCCTGGCAGATCGGGGGCCAGTATCCGAAACGAATCGGACAGATTTTGCATCAAGGGTAAAAAGACGGACGAAGACATCCCCCAACCATGCAGCATCACCACAACAGGCCCTTGGCCCTGTTCACGATAACTGATGGTGCGGCCATCGCCGAGACGACAAAATTTCATAGTGGTCACGCTGAAAGAACCTTCCGAATCAAATCCGCGGCCCGCAGCAGGTCTTCAACCTGATGAGTTGCCATAAGTGTAGCCCGCAATCGGCAGCGGCCCTGCGGGACGGTGGGAGGACGAATACCCTGCACAAAGATCCCCTGAGCCTCCAGCCAGGCACTGGCTCGCATGGTCGGCTCGGGATCACCGGTAAGGATAGGAACAATCGGGGTTTCCCCGCGAACCTCGGGAGGCAGACTTTCGGTCAACTGTCCGGTAAACAGAGTGCATAATTTTTGCAGATTCATGCGGCGTTGCCGCCCCTCACTGCCATTGACGATATCGAGGGCGGCGATACCGGCCGCAACCACGCCGGGTGGCAGACTGGTCGAGAAAATAAAAGAACGGGCACGGTTAATCAAA
This DNA window, taken from Syntrophotalea carbinolica DSM 2380, encodes the following:
- a CDS encoding alpha/beta fold hydrolase yields the protein MKFCRLGDGRTISYREQGQGPVVVMLHGWGMSSSVFLPLMQNLSDSFRILAPDLPGHGHSEPGSGYDLPQLAADMEEWLGIIGITDSYLLGWSLGGMVALELLEHLGGRLKKLILISTSPCFVQRDTWKSGQPATQLKVLGRQFSRDSQAALHDFFARQFAGEDLDDHEILNLRHALLDSSPPPTKAAALGGLDTLGRSDLRRRCWPRVPALVIHGACDAIIPVDAGRYLSRHLPDARWVELEHVGHAPFVTRTGQCAALFKDFLA